The genomic segment ACATCACAAATAATGTACCGCCTGTCAAAACTATGGCAGTCAGAATGGTGAACAATGGGTCTGCAATTGTCTTAGCACTTGGCTCAATCTGAGTACGTACATAAGCAAAAGCCTGAAGCAAAGTAATCCCTAATGTTAGATAACGGGTAATTTGATTCATTTTTTGACGACCACTTTCCCCTTCTTTCTGCATCTTTTGGAAGTAAGGAACCGCGATGCCCAGCAATTGAACAACAATGGATGCCGAGATATATGGCATTACCCCTAAAGCAAAGATTGCCGACCGAGAGAAAGATCCTCCCGCAAACATATCCAATAGGCCCAATAAACCCTCTTTCTGGCCAGAAGCCAAAGCGTGAGGATTTACACCTGGTAATACCACGTGACATCCAATACGGTAAATCAACAGAAAAAGTAACGTATTTAGAATACGCGTACGTAAATCGTCGATTTTCCAAATATTGGTTAAGGTTGTGATTAGTTTCTTCATTTATTAAATTTTAACGATAGAACCGCCTGCAGCTTCAATAGCTTTTTGAGCAGAAGCAGTAAACGCGTGCGCTGTTACTTCAACTTTAGCTTTCAATTCACCCCGGCCCAAGATTTTAACTTTGTCATTTTTAGACACCAATCCATGAGCTTTCAATGCATCGAAATCTACAGCTGTCAAATTGTGCTTCTCGATCAACGTTTGCAAAGTATCCAAGTTGATACCATTGTACTCCACGCGGTTAATGCTTTTGAAACCAAATTTAGGCACACGACGTTGTAAAGGCATTTGACCACCTTCAAAACCGATTTTCGTTGAGTGACCTGAACGAGAACCAGCACCTTTGTGGCCACGTGTAGAAGTACCACCACGACCTGAACCAGTACCACGGCCAATACGTTTTCTACTCTTTACAGAACCTTTTGCAGGTTTTAAATTACTTAAGTTCATCTTAAACTAAATTGTGCTAGCCCTTCGCTCTCACTAAACAGGTACTAGCGATTAAAAAATATTGATTATTAATAACAAGTAATGGAAAGAGCTCAAAGAGCCTTTCCATATGCTAATATTAAATAGTTTCGATAGCTACTAAATGGTTTACTTTACGTACCATTCCAATAATTGCTGGAGTAGCTTCAACTTCTACTGAGTGGTTGATTCTTTTTAAACCTAAAGCCTCAATAGTTCTCTTTTGGCGCTCGCTTCTGTCGATAACGCTCTTTATCTGGGTGATTTTGATTTTTGCCATGATAATTAACCGTTAAATACTTTATTTAAATCGACACCGCGGTGTTGTGCCACTGTATATGCATCGCGCATGTTTGCTAAAGCAGTAACAGTTGCTTTTACCACGTTGTGTGGGTTAGAAGAACCTAATGATTTAGCCAATACGTCTTTGATACCAGCAGATTCCAATACTGCACGCATCGCACCACCTGCTAAAACTCCTGTACCGGCAATAGCTGGTTTGATCAAAACAGAACCACCAGAATATTTGCCATATTGTTCATGAGGAACAGTACCTTTGATTACAGGAACTTTCACCAAATTTTTCTTTGCATCGTCGATACCTTTAGTAATTGCTTCAGTTACCTCTTTAGCTTTACCTAAGCCATAACCAACAATACCATTTTCATCACCTACTACAACAATTGCAGAGAAGCTGAAAGTACGACCACCTTTAGTAACTTTTGCTACACGTTGGATACTTACTAAGCGATCTTTTAATTCAATTTCGCTCGATTTTACTCTTTTTATATTGCTTAATGCCATTTCTTTTCTATGATTAAAAGTCTAAACCGCCTTCGCGAGCACCTTCAGCCAAAGATTTGATACGGCCATGGTATAAGTACCCATTACGGTCAAAAACTACTTTATTAATTCCTGCTGCTAACGCTTTTTCAGCAACCAATTTACCTACAGCTTTAGACTGTTCAACTTTGTTACCAGATGCAACTAATTCTTTAGACAAGCTAGATGCAGCAACTAGTGTTTTACCTGCGTTGTCATCAATAATTTGTGCATAGATACCTTTGTTACTTCTAAAAACCGATAAACGTGGACGTTCAGACGTTCCAGCAAGGTTTTTTCTGATTCCTTTTTTGATTCTCTCTCTACGAGATGCTTTTTGTCCTGCCATGATTATTATTTTTTAGCTGATTTACCTGCTTTTCTTCTCAACACTTCCCCTTCAAACTTGACACCTTTTCCTTTGTAAGGCTCTGGTTTACGGAAGCCACGGATTTTAGCCGCTACCTGACCGATCAATTGTTTGTCAGCACATTCTAAAGTGATCGTAGGGTTTTTACCCTTTTCAGCAGTAGTTGATACCTTAACTTCTTTTGGCAATACAAAAACAATCTGGTGAGAGAAACCTAAAGTTAACTCTAATACACTACCAGTGCTTGAAGCACGGTAACCTACACCGACTAACTCTTGAGTAGTTTTGTAACCTTCAGTCACACCATAAACCATGTTGTTCAACAGGGAGCGGTATAGACCGTGTAATGCTTTGTGTTTCTTTTGATCAGTTGGACGTGTCACCACGATGTTACCATCTTCTTGAGCGACTTTGATGTCACGGTCAACCTGTTGTGTTAATTCGCCTTTAGGACCTTTTACTGAAACTAAATTTTTGTCCGAAATAGTTACAGTTACCCCAGCAGGGATAGCGATAGGCGCTTTTCCAATTCTTGACATTTCTTTGTGTTTTTACCTAGATTAATAAACGTAACATAAAACTTCACCACCAACATTTTGAAGTCTAGCTTCTTTGTCTGTCATCACACCTTTCGATGTAGACAAAATAGCGATACCTAAACCATTCAAAACACGAGGCATAGTCTCAACACTTGCATACTTTCTTAAACCAGGTTTACTCACACGTGTCAACGTACGAATAGCCGGAATTTTGCTAATTGGGTTATATTTCAATGCAATTTTGATCGTACCTTGTACGCTACTGTCATCGAATTTGTAATTAGCAATGTAACCTTTGTCAAAAAGAACTTTAGTGATCTCTTTTTTAAGGTTCGATGCAGGAATTTCAACAACCCTGTGGTTGGCCTTGATGGCATTCCTTACTCGTGTAAGGTAATCCGCAATTGGATCTGTAGTCATTATATATGAAAATTATGACAGCGGTTTCCCTCCCAACCGTTGGTATGGGACCTACTATCTGTTAAACAATTTTAAAATGCAAAAAACCCGGCAATCCTTCACTGAATTGCCCGGGCAAAATTAAGTATTTTTTTTTAATTACCAAGAAGCTTTTTTCACCCCTGGGATCTTGCCATCTAAAGCCATCTCACGGAAAGTTACACGAGAGATACCGAATTGACGCATATATCCTTTAGGACGACCAGTCAATTTACAACGATTGTGCAAACGTACCGGAGAAGCATTTTTAGGTAATTTATCTAATGCAACGTAATCGCCAGCAGCCTTTAATTCTGCACGTTTTGCCGCATATTTAGCTACCAATTTAGCGCGTTTTACTTCGCGTGCTTTTAATCCTTCTTTAGCCATTGTTATTAGTATTTTGATTTTTAAATGGTAAACCGAATTGTTTCAACAATTCTAAAGCTTCAACATCATTTTTTGCAGAAGTCACGAAAGTGATATCCATACCTTGGATCTTGTTGATCTTGTCAATGTTGATCTCAGGGAAAATGATTTGTTCAGTGATACCTAAGTTGTAGTTACCATGACCATCGAAACCTTTATCGTTGATGCCGCGGAAGTCACGGATACGTGGAAGCGATACTGCTACCAAACGATCCAAGAACTCGTACATGTTATTATCACGCAAAGTAACACGTGCGCCTACCGGCATACCTTTACGCAATTTAAAGTTTGAGATATCTTTTTTCGATTTTGTAGCAACAGCCTGTTGACCAGTAATCAAAGTCAACTCAGCCACAGCGTTATCGATTAATTTTTTGTCAGCTGTAGCAGCTCCTACGCCTTGTGAAACAACAATTTTCTCAAGTTTAGGAACTTGCATAACACTTTTATACTGAAATTTTTCTTGAAGTGCTTTACGGATTTCCTCCGCATATTTCACTTTTAATCTTGGTACGTAAGTCATTATTTAATTTCCTCCCCTGATTTTTTAGCGTAACGAACTAATTTGCCATCTGCATTTAACTTACGACCTACACGTGTAGTTTCACCTGTCTTAGGATCGATCAACGCTAAATTAGAGATGTGAATACCAGCTTCCTTCTCAATGATACCACCATTAGGATTAGCTGCGCTTGGTTTAGTGTGTTTTTTTACGATGTTAGCGCCTTCAACGATAGCTCTATTTTTATCCACTAAAACAGTCAATACTTTTCCTTGAACACCTTTAGAGTTACCAGCGATAACTTTCACCAAATCACCTTTTTTAATTTTGATTTTGTGCTTAGTTGTTTTTGTTTTCTGTGCCATAATTATAAAACCTCCGGTGCTAATGATACAATTTTCATGAACTGTTTCTCACGCAATTCTCTGGCAACTGGGCCGAAGATACGTGAACCACGTGGCTCATCATTATTATTTAACAATACAGCAGCATTGTCATCAAAACGGATGTAAGAACCATCTTTACGACGGATTTCCTTTTTAGTTCTAACTACTACTGCTTTGGAAACCGAACCTTTTTTCACGTTTCCAGAAGGCAAAGCGCTTTTCACCGATACAACAATCTTATCTCCGATTGATGCATAACGCTTGCGCGTACCGCCCAATACACGGATTACTAAAACTTCTTTAGCACCGCTATTGTCAGCTACATTAAGTCTTGATTCTTGTTGTACCATGTTATTTAGCTCTTTCTATAATTTCAACTAATCTCCAGTTTTTTGTCTTACTCAGCGGACGAGTTTCCATGATTAATACCGTATCGCCGATACCGCAGGTATTTGTTTCGTCATGAGCTTTGAATTTAGTAGTTTTTTTAACGAATTTACCGTAGATAGGGTGTTTTACTTTACGTTCAACAGCTACAACGATAGATTTGTCCATCTTGTTGCTAACTACTAAGCCGATTCTTGTTTTTCTTAAATTTCTTTCCATTTCGACTTTACATTTTACGCCTCAGAGGCTGTTTCATTTTTAGCTGCAGCTTTGCGTGCACTGATCTCTGTACTGATACGAGCGATAGTCTTGCGTGCTGCTTTGATCACGTTAGGGTTCTCAATAGCTGAAACAGCATGTGCAAATTTCAATTTCGTAAGGGCTGCTTTCTCCTCTGCAAGACGAGCTGCTAAGTCCTCATTAGATAATTCTAAAATTTCTGAATTTTTCATGTTTTTTCAGTTGTTATTTGGGTTATCATCAGTTTAATATAGCGTTAGGGGTAACGGCCCTAACGCTTAAATGATGACATTACCAAGATTTTATGCTTCAACGTAGTCTCTACGAATCACAAACTTAGTTTGAACCGGAAGTTTTTGAGCAGCAAGGCGTAAAGCTTCTTTGGCAACTTCCAAAGGCACACCTTCTGCTTCAAATAACATACGGCCTGGGCGTACTACTGCTACCCAGTATTCTGGAGCACCCTTACCTTTACCCATACGTACCTCTGCAGGTTTTTTCGTAACAGGCTTGTCAGGGAAAATACGAATCCAAACTTGACCTTCACGTTTCATATAACGTGTAACCGCAATACGAGCTGCCTCGATCTGACGGCTAGTGATCCATGCTTGCTCCATTGTTTTGATACCGAAAGAACCGAAAGCTAACTCCGCTCCACGAGAAGCGTTACCTTTCATGCGGCCTTTCTGCATCTTTCTGAACTTCGTTCTTTTTGGCTGTAACATGTTCGTATACTTTTTAAATCTGCTTCTTCAGCAGGTTTTTGTTGTAATCTAAATAAACTCTATTAATCTTTTTTCGGAGCACGGTTGCCGCCACGGTTGTTGCCACCACGGTTGTTTCCTCCGCGGCCACCTTTACGGTTGTCACGGCGTTCGCCACCACCTTCGTGGTTGCCACGTGATTTCACACCTGATGCTTGGCCAATGTTTGGAGATAAGTCACGTTTACCGTAAACCTCACCTTTACAGATCCAAACTTTGATACCAATTTTACCGTAAGTAGTCAATGCCTCAGCTAAAGCGTAGTCGATATCGGCACGCAATGTGTGCAAAGGAGTTCTTCCTTCTTTATATTGTTCGGTACGTGCCATCTCAGCACCGCCCAAACGACCAGAACACATGATTTTGATACCTTCAGCGCCCATACGCATGGTCGAAGCGATTGAAGTTTTCATTGCGCGACGGAATGAAATACGTGCCTCTAACTGTTTTGCAACACCTTCAGCGACTAACTTCGCATCTAATTCAGGGCGTTTGATCTCGAAAATGTTGATTTGGACATCTTTCTTTGTCAATTTTTTCAACTCTTCCTTGATCTTGTCCACTTCCTGACCACCTTTTCCGATAACGATACCTGGACGAGCTGTGTGAATCGTAACAGTGATACGTTTTAAAGTTCTTTCGATTACAACTTTAGCTACACCACCTTTTGCAATACGAACAGAAAGATATTTTCTGATTTTTTCGTCTTCAACTAATTTATCGGAATAGTTCTTACCTCCGAACCAGTTAGAATCCCAACCTTTGATGATTCCTAATCTGCTACCTATTGGATTTGCTTTTTGTCCCATTTCTCAATAAATTAGTTTTGTTCAACGTTTAATTTGCTATCAACTACCAATGTAACGTGATTTGAACGTTTACGAACTCTGTATCCGCGACCTTGAGGTGCTGGGCGTAATCTTTTCAATTGACGGCCGCCACCTACAGATACTTCTTTTACATATAGTTCGCTATCCTCCACTGATTTACCTTCGTTTTTGGCTTCCCAGTTTTTGATTGCAGATAATAATAATTTTTCTACACGAGCAGCAGCTTCTTTGCTTGAGTGTTTTAAAATGTATAATGCATTTTCAACACGCTCACCACGAATTAAGTCTACCACCAAACGCATCTTACGAGGCGAAGTAGGGCAGTTCAATAATTTGGCATCCGAAGCTCCACCTTGTTGAGCTTTCTCTTGCTCTTTGCGTTGTCTAATTAAGACAGACTTTTTAAGTTTTTTTGTTGCTTCCATTACCTATTATTTTTTCTTTTCTGCGTGGCCTCTGAATGTACGCGTAGGCGCGAATTCACCAAGCTTGTGACCTACCATATTTTCCGTTACATAAACAGGGATAAATTTATTCCCGTTGTGCACTGCGAAGGTATGGCCAACAAAATCAGGTGAAATCATTGATCTACGAGACCATGTTTTGATAACTGACTTTTTGTTAGTTTCATTCATAGAAAGAACTTTTCTTTCTAAGTTGTGATCGATATAAGGACCTTTTTTAATTGAACGAGCCATTATTTTTTCCTTCTCTCAATGATGTAACGATTCGATGTTTTCTTTTTGTAACGTGTTTTGAAGCCTTTAGCCAATACACCTGTACGTGAGCGTGGGTGACCTCCTGAAGCACGGCCTTCACCACCACCCATTGGGTGATCAACTGGGTTCATCGCAACACCGCGAACTCTTGGACGACGACCTAACCAACGTTTGCGACCAGCTTTACCTAACACTTGGTTAGATCTTTCATGATTCGATACCGAACCAATTGTAGCCACACAAGTCAATAAGATCATACGTGTTTCGCCTGAAGGTAATTTGATGATGGCATATTTTCCATCACGAGCAGACAATTGAGCATAAGTACCAGCCGAACGAGCGATTGAACCACCTTGACCAGGATTTAATTCAATGTTGTGGATAATAGAACCCAATGGAATGTTTGCTAATGGCAATGTATTACCAACTTCTGGGGCAACATGATCGCCTGCAATTACAGTTTGACCAACTTGTAAACCAGCTGGAGCAATGATGTAACGTTTTTCACCATCAACGTAGTGCAACAAGGCAATACGAGCAGTACGGTTTGGATCGTACTCGATAGTAGCTACTTTTGCAGGGATATCTTTTTTATCGCGTTTGAAATCTATTAATCGGTATACTTTTTTGTGTCCCCCACCGATATAACGCATAGTCATTTTACCGGAGTTATTACGACCACCTGATTTCTTGTTGATTTTTACTACCAACGATTTTTCAGGAACGTTTGTAGTAACATCAGAATAATCTGCGCCTATTCTGAAACGAGTACCAGGGGTTACCGGTTTGAATCTTTTAACTGCCATTTTTTATTATATAGTACTGTAAAAGTCAATAGTTTCGCCATCTTTAATTGTAATGATAGCTTTTTTATACTTAGGAGCTCTACCAGATACAAAACCTGCTTTCGTGTAACGGCTTTTCGCTTTACCGGCTACTACCGCAGTGTTTACAGCAACAACTGTAACACCGAACATAGCTTCAACAGCTGATTTAATCTGGATTTTGTTTGCTCTGTGATCTACTTTGAAAGCGTAACGGTTCAATTTTTCCGTTAAGATAGAAGCTTTCTCAGTCAAGATAGGTTTTTTGATAATTTCCATATTACTTAGCTAGTGCTTCCTCCAAAGTTTTAACAGAATCTGTAGTTAACAACAATTTTGTCGCGTTCAATACATCATATGTATTCAAATCTGAAGCAACAACAACTTTTGCTTTTTTCAAGTTTCTGCTTGATAAATAAACATTTTTATCGTATGCTGGTAAAACCAATAAGGTTTTTTCATCAGCAATATTCAACGCGTTTACTAAAGCAACATAGTTTTTTGTTTTGCAAGAATCGAATTGAACTGCATCCAAAACAACTACATTGTTATCTTTCGCTTTGTAAGACAGCGCTGATTTACGTGCTACTTGTTTCAATTTTTTGTTCAATTTGAACGAGTAGTCACGAGGTTGAGGACCGAATACACGACCACCACCATTAAACAATGGAGATTTGATAGAACCCGCACGAGCACCACCAGTACCTTTTTGTTTGTGTAATTTACGAGTAGAACCCGCGATTTCGTTACGTTGTTTAGATTTGTGAGTTCCTTGGCGTTGGTTCGCTAAGTATTGTTTCACATCCAAATAGATCGCATGATCGTTAGGCTCTAACCCAAATACCGACTCAGGAAGTTGCACCTTGGCACCTGTTTCTTTACCTGATAAATTTAAAACTTTAACTTCCATCTCTACTATTTGTCTACGATTACATAAGAACCTTTAGCTCCTGGAATGGAACCACTAACAACGATAAGGTTTTGCTCAGCGTAAACTTTCAACACCTGTAAGTTTTGAATTTTAACCCTGTCACCACCTGTACGACCAGCCATGCGCATACCTTTGAATACGCGTGAAGGCCATGATGAAGCACCTAATGAACCTGGAGCACGTAGTCTATTGTGCTGACCGTGAGTCGCACCACCTACACCACCAAATCCATGACGTTTCATTACCCCTTGGAAACCTTTACCTTTTGAAGTACCG from the Sphingobacterium thalpophilum genome contains:
- the rplO gene encoding 50S ribosomal protein L15, encoding MNLSNLKPAKGSVKSRKRIGRGTGSGRGGTSTRGHKGAGSRSGHSTKIGFEGGQMPLQRRVPKFGFKSINRVEYNGINLDTLQTLIEKHNLTAVDFDALKAHGLVSKNDKVKILGRGELKAKVEVTAHAFTASAQKAIEAAGGSIVKI
- the rpmD gene encoding 50S ribosomal protein L30, which translates into the protein MAKIKITQIKSVIDRSERQKRTIEALGLKRINHSVEVEATPAIIGMVRKVNHLVAIETI
- the rpsE gene encoding 30S ribosomal protein S5, whose amino-acid sequence is MALSNIKRVKSSEIELKDRLVSIQRVAKVTKGGRTFSFSAIVVVGDENGIVGYGLGKAKEVTEAITKGIDDAKKNLVKVPVIKGTVPHEQYGKYSGGSVLIKPAIAGTGVLAGGAMRAVLESAGIKDVLAKSLGSSNPHNVVKATVTALANMRDAYTVAQHRGVDLNKVFNG
- the rplR gene encoding 50S ribosomal protein L18, translating into MAGQKASRRERIKKGIRKNLAGTSERPRLSVFRSNKGIYAQIIDDNAGKTLVAASSLSKELVASGNKVEQSKAVGKLVAEKALAAGINKVVFDRNGYLYHGRIKSLAEGAREGGLDF
- the rplF gene encoding 50S ribosomal protein L6; protein product: MSRIGKAPIAIPAGVTVTISDKNLVSVKGPKGELTQQVDRDIKVAQEDGNIVVTRPTDQKKHKALHGLYRSLLNNMVYGVTEGYKTTQELVGVGYRASSTGSVLELTLGFSHQIVFVLPKEVKVSTTAEKGKNPTITLECADKQLIGQVAAKIRGFRKPEPYKGKGVKFEGEVLRRKAGKSAKK
- the rpsH gene encoding 30S ribosomal protein S8, producing MTTDPIADYLTRVRNAIKANHRVVEIPASNLKKEITKVLFDKGYIANYKFDDSSVQGTIKIALKYNPISKIPAIRTLTRVSKPGLRKYASVETMPRVLNGLGIAILSTSKGVMTDKEARLQNVGGEVLCYVY
- the rpsN gene encoding 30S ribosomal protein S14; protein product: MAKEGLKAREVKRAKLVAKYAAKRAELKAAGDYVALDKLPKNASPVRLHNRCKLTGRPKGYMRQFGISRVTFREMALDGKIPGVKKASW
- the rplE gene encoding 50S ribosomal protein L5 — translated: MTYVPRLKVKYAEEIRKALQEKFQYKSVMQVPKLEKIVVSQGVGAATADKKLIDNAVAELTLITGQQAVATKSKKDISNFKLRKGMPVGARVTLRDNNMYEFLDRLVAVSLPRIRDFRGINDKGFDGHGNYNLGITEQIIFPEINIDKINKIQGMDITFVTSAKNDVEALELLKQFGLPFKNQNTNNNG
- the rplX gene encoding 50S ribosomal protein L24 codes for the protein MAQKTKTTKHKIKIKKGDLVKVIAGNSKGVQGKVLTVLVDKNRAIVEGANIVKKHTKPSAANPNGGIIEKEAGIHISNLALIDPKTGETTRVGRKLNADGKLVRYAKKSGEEIK
- the rplN gene encoding 50S ribosomal protein L14, whose protein sequence is MVQQESRLNVADNSGAKEVLVIRVLGGTRKRYASIGDKIVVSVKSALPSGNVKKGSVSKAVVVRTKKEIRRKDGSYIRFDDNAAVLLNNNDEPRGSRIFGPVARELREKQFMKIVSLAPEVL
- the rpsQ gene encoding 30S ribosomal protein S17, which translates into the protein MERNLRKTRIGLVVSNKMDKSIVVAVERKVKHPIYGKFVKKTTKFKAHDETNTCGIGDTVLIMETRPLSKTKNWRLVEIIERAK
- the rpmC gene encoding 50S ribosomal protein L29 is translated as MKNSEILELSNEDLAARLAEEKAALTKLKFAHAVSAIENPNVIKAARKTIARISTEISARKAAAKNETASEA
- the rplP gene encoding 50S ribosomal protein L16 yields the protein MLQPKRTKFRKMQKGRMKGNASRGAELAFGSFGIKTMEQAWITSRQIEAARIAVTRYMKREGQVWIRIFPDKPVTKKPAEVRMGKGKGAPEYWVAVVRPGRMLFEAEGVPLEVAKEALRLAAQKLPVQTKFVIRRDYVEA
- the rpsC gene encoding 30S ribosomal protein S3, with the translated sequence MGQKANPIGSRLGIIKGWDSNWFGGKNYSDKLVEDEKIRKYLSVRIAKGGVAKVVIERTLKRITVTIHTARPGIVIGKGGQEVDKIKEELKKLTKKDVQINIFEIKRPELDAKLVAEGVAKQLEARISFRRAMKTSIASTMRMGAEGIKIMCSGRLGGAEMARTEQYKEGRTPLHTLRADIDYALAEALTTYGKIGIKVWICKGEVYGKRDLSPNIGQASGVKSRGNHEGGGERRDNRKGGRGGNNRGGNNRGGNRAPKKD
- the rplV gene encoding 50S ribosomal protein L22 codes for the protein MEATKKLKKSVLIRQRKEQEKAQQGGASDAKLLNCPTSPRKMRLVVDLIRGERVENALYILKHSSKEAAARVEKLLLSAIKNWEAKNEGKSVEDSELYVKEVSVGGGRQLKRLRPAPQGRGYRVRKRSNHVTLVVDSKLNVEQN
- the rpsS gene encoding 30S ribosomal protein S19: MARSIKKGPYIDHNLERKVLSMNETNKKSVIKTWSRRSMISPDFVGHTFAVHNGNKFIPVYVTENMVGHKLGEFAPTRTFRGHAEKKK
- the rplB gene encoding 50S ribosomal protein L2, with the protein product MAVKRFKPVTPGTRFRIGADYSDVTTNVPEKSLVVKINKKSGGRNNSGKMTMRYIGGGHKKVYRLIDFKRDKKDIPAKVATIEYDPNRTARIALLHYVDGEKRYIIAPAGLQVGQTVIAGDHVAPEVGNTLPLANIPLGSIIHNIELNPGQGGSIARSAGTYAQLSARDGKYAIIKLPSGETRMILLTCVATIGSVSNHERSNQVLGKAGRKRWLGRRPRVRGVAMNPVDHPMGGGEGRASGGHPRSRTGVLAKGFKTRYKKKTSNRYIIERRKK
- the rplW gene encoding 50S ribosomal protein L23, coding for MEIIKKPILTEKASILTEKLNRYAFKVDHRANKIQIKSAVEAMFGVTVVAVNTAVVAGKAKSRYTKAGFVSGRAPKYKKAIITIKDGETIDFYSTI
- the rplD gene encoding 50S ribosomal protein L4, with protein sequence MEVKVLNLSGKETGAKVQLPESVFGLEPNDHAIYLDVKQYLANQRQGTHKSKQRNEIAGSTRKLHKQKGTGGARAGSIKSPLFNGGGRVFGPQPRDYSFKLNKKLKQVARKSALSYKAKDNNVVVLDAVQFDSCKTKNYVALVNALNIADEKTLLVLPAYDKNVYLSSRNLKKAKVVVASDLNTYDVLNATKLLLTTDSVKTLEEALAK